The following is a genomic window from Deltaproteobacteria bacterium.
CGACTTGGCCGATGAGTGTACGATTTTCGTCGTAGGTTCGGTCCAAGCTGAAAGCTGCGAAGGCCTTGCTTACAAGTGTATCTTCGACGTTGAAAAGCTCTACCCACACTTCGTTGTGCTATCCATGCCAACGGGTATGCGTATTTGCCGTGGCCATCGAGGCCGTGCGGAAATTCGAATCACGCTGCGAGGACAACCCGTCCACGCCTCTGATCCGAGCAAAGGGTTCAATGCCATTTATGGCATGGAGAAAATCCTCGCCGGGATTCAGGAGCTGAACGAAACCCTGCCCGAAGATCCGTTCTTGGGTAAGGCAACGGTCGCGGTTACCCATATCGAATCCACTTACAATGGTCCCAACATGTTGCCAGAGAGCTGCCACATCATTGTGGATAGACGCCTGACGACCAATGATGAGGCCAAGAAGATTCTTGCGGAGATTAAAACCGCTTGTAAGGGAACCAAAGCGAAGATTGAAATCGTCGAATGCGATGAGGCCAGCTACCGCGGGCTGCGTTTACCGATGGAAAAATATTTTCCAACTTGGACCCTGGAAGAAGAGCATCCACTGATTGAGTCTGTGGAAAGTGCCTACCGTAGCGTCTTCAAAAAGCCTGGTACGGTTGATCGCTGGACCATGTCTACTGCCGGTGCCTACACCATGGGCATGTCCAATATCCCGACTGTGGGATTTGGACCCAGCGAAGAGAGTTTCTCTGGACCCATCAACGACCATGTTCGTATTGATGATCTTGAGAAATGCATCGCTGTTTACGCATCGATTCCGGATTACCTACCGGAAACTGAACCGATTCGTATCCCGCGTCGTCGCCGATAATCTATTTCTAACCAGACAAGCTTGAACGTTCTTCTTTTAAGAACAAGACGGGACAGCCTCGCCTACACTTGGTACCGGGTCTTGCGAACTTTTAAATTCAAGTTCTACAACGCGAGGCTTATAGTCTTTTTTGCGAATCCACCAAAACACCGCGCCCCCTAAGGTGAGGGCTTCTGCAGCCCAAAAGCCAAGAGCCGCCGAAAGAATCGATTGGCTGGTACCAATGTGCTTGGCCAGCAAGAGAGCCTGAACGATTTCTCGCACACCTTCTCCGGCGATGGTGAACGGACTGATGACGGTTGCGAAAATTTGAATCGAAGAAGCAAAAACAACCTGCCAAAAATCTGCCGAAAGTGCGCCCACCGCCAAAGCCGTAAAGTAATACATAGCCGCCGTTGTAAAATGCACCAAAAATGAGAGCCCGATACACTGCGCTAAGAGAAGACCTTTGCCCCGGTAAGCTGAAGCAGCCTCACTGGCACGGTTTACAAAATCAGCAATCTTGCCGGACCCAAGACCTGGAATGATACCCAGGCACCACTGCACCAATACCGGTTTAAAGAGTAAGGTAAAAAGCCCTAGGACCACTCCCAGCGAAAGCGGCACCGCAATAATGGCCACTGCACCAGCAGTCTCGCCTAAAACTTGATAGCCAAGAGGGAATGCCACCAAAAAGCTTAGGAAAATCCCTGAAAGCCCCATGACTTTTTCAATGGCCGTGGCCGCAGCAGGTTCAATCACCCGATCACTGAATTTGGCCGCGTCGTAAAGTTTGTAGCCATCCAGACCAACGGTTGAGGGCAAAAAAGTCCCAAGGAACCGGCCAATTAAAAAAGAGCCAACAATATGTCCGAAATTAAAACGAATGCCCTGGCCCTTCAGCAAAAGGTGCCAGCGAACCATACTGGAAAAAATACCGATCACTTTGATTCCCGCGGCCAGTAAGACCCAGGGCAAAAAAGTGGCCATTTCAATGGTGGCCATATGCTCAACAATGGCATCCCAGATGACAACGGACTTGCCAGACTCATCTTCAATGGCGTGATTTAAAAGAAGGTAAAAGGCACCAAAGGTCAAAGTTGCTTTAAGCAAAAGTCCAACCGTTTGTCGTAAGCCTTGTGGAAGCTTTTTCCAGCCCTTTATCACCATAACTTGCCTCCCAATTTCCAATTTCTTGAACTCGGACCTTTAACCGGAAGATAATGAAAATTGCAAACGCACCACGGGTTCAATCCTTTGGCTATGACTCCAGCCAAAGAAGAAAACGTATTTAAATAAAAGCTCGTAACAAGGGGGCAGCAACGATGTCTTTAGTTGTCATCGCAATAGGCGGAAATTCACTGATTCGGTCTGACGAAACCGGAACGATTCAAGAACAGTTTAAAAATGCCCGGGCCACCATGAAACAGCTGGTCGAACTTGTACAAGCTGGGTTTGAGATCGTCCTCACCCATGGCAATGGGCCGCAGGTCGGTAACTTACTTCTTCGTGTGGAAGCTACCGCTCCAGATATCGTGAGGTTGCCACTGGGAATTTGCGACGCCGACACTCAAGGGGGTATCGGCTACATGCTGCAGCAAGTGTTTCAAAATCAGCTGGCTCTTCGGGGTATTCACAAAACCGTCGTTAGCTTGGTGACCCAAGTTGAGGTGAACCCCGATGATCCAGAGCTCCAGAATCCCAGCAAACCCATCGGGCCTTTTTATTCCGAGGAGGAATCCAAGGAGCGTATCGCCGATCGAGGCTGGATTATGAAGGAAGATGCAGGCCGCGGGTATCGCCGGCTTGTTCCCTCACCCAAACCGCTCAAAATCATCGAACTCAAGGCAATCAAAGCCATCCTCAAAGAGGGTATGATTCCCATTGCGGTGGGAGGAGGCGGAATTCCCGTGGTTCGAAAGGGTGATATTCTCGATGGTCTTGATGGGGTTATCGATAAGGATCGTGCTTCATCTTTGCTGGCCTCAACCCTGGGCGCAGACGTCCTCGCAATCAGTACCGGGGTGAGTCACGTGCAAATAGGCTTTGGTACTGAAAATGCCAGAAAGCTTGAGAAAATAAAGGTTTCGCAGCTTCGTGAACTCTACGAAGCCGGTGAATTCCCACCGGGCAGCATGGGTCCAAAAGTGGAAGCAGCTCTTAAATTCATTGATTCAGGTGGTGCCAAAGTGATCATCACAGACCCAGAAAACCTCAAAGATGCCCTAGAAGATCGCGGTGGCACCCGGATTTTTCCAGACTAAGTCCCCTAGACCGTCAAAAACCGACGGACCCCTCCTGTAAGGTTTAAGTCATAAGCGGGCATGAAGCCTGCGCACAACAATCTTTGGTGCAATATGACAACACGTACACTTAACTTGACCCGCCCCATCGTATGCTTTGACTTAGAGACCACTGGCCTTGAAACCAAGACCGACCGCGTGGTGGAAATCTCTTGTGTAAAGATTCACACCGATATGAGTCGTGAACTGCTTACGCTGCGTATCAATCCACAAATGCCCATTCCTCAGGCAGCCTCTGCTGTGCACGGAATTACCAACGAAGATGTTTCAAACGAACCTACCTTCGATATGGTTGCGGGCCGCCTCGCCGACTTTCTAAGTGGCTGCGACCTTACCGGATTTAATCTCGAACGCTTCGATTTGCCGCTGCTTAGAAACGAATTCGTTCGTGCGCGCATCACCTTTCCAGATGGTCCCGTGAACATCATCGACGCGCATAAGATCTTCATTAAAAAAGAGCCGAGAGACCTCTCAGCCGCATACCGGTTTTATTGCGACAAAACTTTGGACAACGCGCACAGTGCTGAAGCTGATGCCGTGGCCACGGCAGACATCCTACTCGCACAAATCGCGCGGTACGAAGACCTACCGATGGATCCTGAAGGGCTCCAAGCCTTTTGCAAAAGTAAGCCGAAAAATGCGCTCGACCCAGATGGTAAGATTATTTGGAATACCAGTGGTTTGGCCGTGCTCAGCTTTGGTAAGCACCGCAACCGCACATTGCAACAGCTGGCCAGCCAAGAGCCTGATTACCTTCGTTGGATCAGTGGTGCGAACTTTTCAGATGAAGTTCGTGGCCTATGCAAAGGCGCACTTGAGGGGCAATTCCCAGTTCAGAACTAACGTCGCTTCAACGACCGGGTCACCTTATCCATTTCCCGCTTTGCAGTACGGGCTTTCAGGCTCTCGCGCTTATCTTCGCGGTCTTTTCCTTTGGCCAATGCTATCTCGACCTTTAGGCGACCATTTTTAAAATAGAGAGAAATCGGAACCACCGTGAAACCTTTTTCACGGATCTTAATCCACAACTTCTCAATTTCTCGGCCATGCAAAAGAAGTTTTCGGGTTCGATTTGTGTCGTGATTGAACTGATTACCTTGCCGGTATTCACCAATATACGAATGCTCTAGATAGGCTTCACCGGCAATCACCTGAACAAACGCTTCATCGAGATGTGCATTGCCCGCTCGGCACGCCTTCACTTCGGTCCCAACAAGCATCAAACCCGCTTCGAATCGCTCTCCGATGCTGTAGTCGTGGAACGCTTTACGGTTTTGGCAAACCAATTTTTCGCCAGAAGCCGCCAGGGCCGTCTTTTTCTTAGTTTTTCCCATTTCACCACTTCTAAAGCATCATTGCAGACTAAAAGAAACATCCATTGCCAGTATCTGCCCAAGAGACTATAAATTTGAAGCCTCTTTCATAGATTTATCGGAGCATGAATGACCCAGACAATCGACATCAAGCGTATTTTGATCCCCATCGACTTTTCAAACACGGCACGGCTCGCCTTTAATGAGGGCTTGAAGATGGCCGCTCAACACGGTGCTGACGCCTTTGTTCTGCACGTAGCAGAACCCATTCGTGCCTTTGATTTCGGTAAACAAAAATACATCGAAACCCAAGAAGCCATTGAGCGGGTTCAAGAAGGCGTAGACCGCCGCATCGAAGAACTCTGGCAAAGTGGCGGGCTCGAAGCAGTTGATCGACGAAAAGTACATATGATCGTTCGCGGCGGACGAGCTCATGAAGAGATCTTGGCCACAGCCGAAGCTCGTGAAACGGATCTGATCATTATGGGTTCAAGCGGCGCCAGCGACAAAGCAACCGCCGGTAGTACCAGTGAGCGGGTTCTGCGCAGCGCAAAATGCGCCGTATATTTTGTCCGCAACCCTGGCTATTAAATCGAAGAGCCGAACGCGAAGTAGATTTCCGGTGTCAGCTTGTTTGGCACCACTCCGCGATCAAGCACACCGAGAGCAACCCCGGTACGCAAGGTCAGTGGAAAAGCCCAGCCAAAATTAATATCTGCGCGAATCTCGGTACCCACACCGAGACTTCCGCTTTGAAATATTCTCTTTGCTGCTTTTTCAAACACTTCACCTAAATCTTCTTCCTCACCGTTACCAAACGTATTTCCGCCTTCAGTAAAAAAGGCCATGTGAAATCGTTCGATATAGCCCGGCAGTGTCCAAAGGCCTCGCTCAACATGCCAAAGCGGAAACCGGTACTCTAAATAAAGTGCGGCGAGCCCTGTGCCCTTGCGATCTGCGCTCAACGGAAAACCTCGCAATGAATATACGTTTTCAGCAACGGCAGTGAGAAAGCTCGAGCCTGCATTGCCTCCCAGGTAGAACTTCTCCCGAAACTCTGGCCCAACAGAAACTGCGGCCACCAGTCGCATGGCCAACACGTGATTGTCCCAAAGTGGATTGTTCAAATAAGTACGGCCATCGAGGGTAAACATGACTTGTTCAAACTCGCCTCCAAGAAGCTTTGAATACCAACGCCCCGCAAGAGCGATGCTTCTCCCATCCTCAAGACCCACTGAGTAGGGATAGCGCTTTGCAAAAGAATAGCGGTAACCAAATTCCAATCGCGCGAAATCTTCACGGCCCCCGTTTGGATAACCAAGCTCCTCCGCTGAAGCCTCATCCGCCGCTTTTCGCCTGTCCCAGCGATAGCTCAAGAAACCGAGGTGCCGATTTTTGATAGGTAGGCTCATGCTCCCCGAAATCGACAACCGCCTATCGATGGCCCAAGCTTGCGACCTTACAATTTCAGGTTCAGTATTCTCTTCGGTGCCCGGAGTGAGTGTTTCCAAGGTGTAAGGAATAGCTTGCCACGCATCTGTAAAGCTTATGCCCAAAGTTGGGTACCAGGAGTCAAAAACGTAACTCGCCGACCACGACGGACGTAATGTTTTCAGACTTGTCCAAGCAGCCAAGCTGTAGCGATGCTCTGCCAAGGAGTCAGAACCAAACGTTGAAAAACGTGCAGTTGCATCGTTGTTGTAGAGATAGAGCGCGGGGAAAAGCACCCAGTTATCGTTAAACGGTAAAAGGCTCGCCCATGGTGTGTATTCAAGATCTTGCTGTGTTGCGAGAAGCTCTGCCGGTGCTTCTTCGTGACGAAATGAAGATACAATCAAGCCGTCTTCACCCACTACGCCCGCTGATTCAGGGGGCACAGCCTCTGCCTCGTAGCTTATCGGCTCCCAAGTCTCAGGCCTAAAATCAAGTTCGTGTACGTCGAAACCTCGGGCCGAGGCGCTGCGAAATAGCATCGACTGACCGTCGGGCGAGACATCGGGTTGAAAGGCCCCACCCACCACACGCGTGATTCTGAAATGAGCCTCCGTTTGAGTATCGTAGGCGTAGAGGTTGAAAATACCGTCACGGTCAGAATCATAAATAACGTAGCGCCCATCCGCGCTCCAAGTTGGATTGGCATCAAGTGCGCGGTCTTGAGTAATACGCTTTAAGATTTGACCGGTAGAAGCGTCTACAACGATGATGTCGCGGTGCCCGCCGGGAAACCAGCTCGATACAACAACCTTAGAATCGTCAGGAGAAAACCTTGGGCTTGCGTGCTGCATGTCACCATGTGCCGGTAAGAGCACCTGAAGCTTGAGCGTCTTGCGCTGCTCGTCTGTGAAGGTTCCGAGGGTCACATAGCTTTGATGCAATTTATTTTGGACAAAAACGAGCTTGCTTCCATCCGATGAGACATCTGGGTCGCGGGCCCGCAAACTCTTGCCGGATTGCTCGGCTTCCTGCAACTTGGTGATGGATTCATTTTCAACCGTATAGCGGTAGATGTCATTAAAATCGTTGAACCGCTCATTGATTGCATTTTGCGAAAAGTAAAAAGCCGCTCCATCACGCTCGAATGAAAATCGCCGGCTAAAAGTTTGCAAGATCAGTTGCTTGTCATCGCTGCCATCTCGGCCGACTTGCCGGACGGTTCGGCCATCTACGGGACTTGTTCGTGAATAAACAATGTATTCCCCATCGGCGCTGTAGCGTGGGCCTGTCACATTGCGACCGTGGGTGGTTATTTCGCGGCTCTTGGTGAGGCCTTTCGCCTTTAATTCCTTTTCCACCGCCAGCGCCTCAGCCTTAACCTTTTCTCGAAACTCATCCCACAAAGCGGGCAAGCTCGAGCCAAATTTGCTGTAGGACGCAGGGTAGTAAAAATAAGGAATAGGCATGGCTGCATTAAACTGGTGAAGCTCTGCTACCTTCTCCTTACCAAATCGCTCCGCCAAGAAGAGATGAAAGAGGCCCCCGTAGAAATAAGCTCCGTTGCCTCCCGGCCAATCCGAATACATGATGTGAGCCTGATCGATATTTAGAAACTTATCTTCTAAGGCGGCGGTTCTTAGAAGCATCGCAACATAGGACGAGCGGCCGCGACCGGTTTTAGTCAGTGTGGTCTCGGCAAAGACGGCATAGCCTTCGCTTAAAAACTGGGGCGTGAAGCCATTCATCGAGATGTATTTTCCGAAAATCCACCGCAGAAATCGGGTCAGCCCCCAAGTTTGGTCAATGTCGCAAATATGGGCGAGTTCATGAACCACCAGCAAATGCAGCCAGTCATCATAAAAGGAAAGCCCCGCGTTCTCTGTGGGTGCCGTCACATAGAGCCGAAGGGTATTACGAGGCATCACCGTGGCTGAGCCGTTGACCTCATCTGAAAAGTCAGAGACCACCACATCAATACGGCCTTCTGGCATAAAGCCCGACAGCTCAGCGACTTTATCCAGTGAGTCTTCCGCTATTCTCGATATGCGAATGGCCAAGTTTCGATAACCCGGCTCATCTGGGTAATGGACATCAAAACGGGGGCTCTCAATCGTGCGCCAATCTAATGCGGGATCGTAAATACTTGCCGCCAAACTCGGCGCAGCCTGCGCAGAGAATAAACAGGCCAGCAAGACAAGGATCCCAAAGCGATGCTCTTTCCTAATCTGCAACATTTCGTCAAAACCTCATCTGATCGTCTCAAAACGATGTAGGACATACACTCACTTTGCATCACACGGGCCAGAATGCTCAACGACGCAACGCGTATATATCCGAATTATCTTCCCTCAAATTAGTCTATTTTTCATAGTGAGAACAAATATTTATGCCTTTCCATGATCTTGTTGACAGTTTAGACGCAGCACGCCAAAGTACAATGTATGTGAGGGTATGCTCGCTGCGTTACATGGGGGAAAATGAATGCATTTATGGTCTGAGGGATTACTTATCCCTACATCTTGTCGCGTTTTCAAAACGCCTGTCTTTACTGCACTAACACTCTTCATCGCACTCAGCGGTTGCAACATTGAAGAGCCGCTCTCACAAGCGCGCGTTATTGTCGCAGAGTTTGATCCAGAAAACGGTGTGATCCCAACGCCCAACGACTTGCTTACTGATGACGCAACGGGTCGTATTCAAATCCCAGCCACTGAAGAAGATCTCGCTGATAAAAGTGCCGTAGAAGCTGAGCTGATTCATCAACTCAATCGGCGCGCCGCTTGGTCCACACGAACCGAAGCAAAAATTAGTTTCTCTGGGGCGCTTAACCCCGAAAGCATCACTGCCGAAACCGTTCAGGTCATTCTGGCAGAAAACGGAACTTACTCTCCTGTGGATGCCATCATCGTAGGAGAGCCAGCGGAAGCACCCGAAAAACTTATTATCACGGCGCCAGGCATGGGCTGGAAGCGCGGCGGTGAATACTTCATCAGCGTAATCGGCGGTGTAAACGGCGTGAAAGGTCAAAATGGCGAGACGGTTGTTGCAGACGCAGCCTTCTGGTTTTTACGCCAAGAGGAAAGCCTCTTAGAGCATACTCGAGCAATCCCAGGGGCAACCGCCGAAGACCGGCTTGAAAAAGCACAAACACTCGAAACCATCCGCTTAGACCTTCTTCCCTATTTCGAACACATGAGCGCACGCGGGACGAGCCGAGCCAGTGTGGCTCACCTCTGGAGCTTTAATATTACGCAAGCTCCAGAAATCCTCATGGACAAGGCTCTTGAGAAAATGCCTTTGCCATCGGATTTTCTGCGTAACCCAACCAGTGGACTTGTCGAAATTCCAATCCGCGAAGATTACGATAACTTTAAAAAAGAAAACCTCGCGGCCATCAACCAGTTCGATGGCTTTGGCTTAAGCTCGGACCTTTACTTTGAGCTTACAAGTCCTATCGCTGTTCAAACCCTCAACAGTGATAGCGTTAAACTCTTTGCCGAAAAAGCTGACGGAACCCTCGAAGAAATCGCAATCGATATCCAGAGCCGTACCGGTGAGAAGTTTATCAAAGTACGCCCTACAAGCGGCATGCTCGATCCAGATACCTTCCACATGATGGTCGTTACCACTGCCTTGCAAAACTCTGACGGTATTGCCGTGGAAGCCATGCTCCCTGGAATGCTGGCCATGGTCGTTAACCCGCTCGTTGAAGACGGCCGCTCTTCAATGGCCGCGCTTGATAACGACAGCGCCGCGCGTCTTGAACTGGTTCGCAGCCACACCGCTCCCTCACTGGCTAAACTCTATCAAAACGGAAAGCTCGAATCGGGCAACGTAGCCAGTGCTTGGACTTTCAAGACCATGGAAATCAAAGAGCAGATGCTCAGAAGCCGTGACCTTGCAACCAATCTCAATACCGACCCAAACCCCATCGTCGAACACGATAAGACTGTTTTCGATACCATCCTAGAATTCCCGATCGGGGCCGTCAGCATGTTTAATGTAGAGCGCGTCATCGACGGAACCATCATGATGCCAAACCTCTTGGACCATACGACTCGTAAGAATTACGAAGATGGTACGTGGAGCCTAGAGCCTGTTCGTTTCACGATGACCATCCCGAAAAACGTTCGGCCCGACGAGCCACTTAAAACGGTCATCTTTGGACATGCCATTGTCACTGAACGACGTATGGTTTACGCCCTGGCTGATACGATGGCTGAGGCCGGTTATGCTACCATCGGCATCGACTTCCCGTACCATGGCGAACGCACCCACTGCACTGACTTTGGCCCCATGTGCCAAGAAAATCCCCTCAACCCAGGCGAGTTCATCTGCCCTCAAGCTTGTGAGTCGGGTTCGACTTGCGCTGAAGATGGCCGATGCGTTGATAACAATGGAGAAGGTAATTACCTCAACAAGTGGCCGGTTCTTCCGATGTACCAGGCTTCGGGCGCGGCATTTATCGAAATCGATAACCTCCACGGAACGACTCACCATTTTTATCAGGCGATTGCCGACCTCAACACTTTGCTCCGCTCACTTCGTCAAGGCGACTGGCGTACGGCAATTGGTTACGACATCGCTCCTGACTTCGGCTATGTAGGACAAAGCCTCGGCGGCATCATAGGCTCGGTATTCACATCCACGCAGCCCATGATTAACCGCTCCGTGCTCAATGTACCCGGTGGTAACCTGATTCCGCTTTTTCAAAATTCACCATGGTTCGGACCACACTTTCAAAAGTTTATCGATGACCACGGATTTGTTCCCGGCTCTCAAGAGTTTGACCAAGCGATGCTGATCGCCCGCTGGTTGGTCGACCCGGTCGATCCGCAAAGCTTTGCACGTTACCTCTTAAAAGAGGACTTCAATACCGGCGCAGCCATGCCCGACCGAAAAGTCATTATTCAAATGGCCACGCTCGATACCATTATTCCAAACGACAACACGCTGGCCATTTCAGAGCGCGGTGAGGTTCCTCGCTATGACTACCCAGCGAGCCACGGCTTTATTGTCATCCCTGTTGAACCAGCCTACCTACCCGGTCATTGGGACGCAGGCACTGTATTGGTCGATGGGGCTTACCCATGAGTTATAAATCAATATTGATCTCGCTTTGCTGCTTTGCACTTAGCTCACCGGCTTTCGCCGCAGGCTACACCACAGCAGATACCAGCGTCACCGCCATGGCAGCCGGTGGTACCGCCACCGCCCGAAAAGGCGATGCTGCAGCAGCCTACAAAAATCCGGCGGCAACACTTTTTGCTCCTGGGCTCAAAGTTTCTTTGGGCGCCATCTTAGCAGCTCCAACCTTAAGTGCGCAGGCCACCAGTTTTGAGTCGCAAACCGAGGGTGGGCTCAGTGTCCCACCTCACGCTCACGCAAGTTATGCCACGCAAGACTTTGCCATCGGCGCCTCCTTTACCGTGCCCTACGGGTCCGGGATTTCTTGGCCCGCAGACTGGACCCGTCGCTTTGACCTCGTCTCAGCCGACTTTAAAGTCTTGAGAACAAGTCTCTTTCTCGGCGGCCGCTACGGTATGGTCTCCGTTGCTGCGGGAGTGCTCTTCGATAACGCAGAACTCCAATTTGTACGGAATATCGACTTTATCTCCGACGAAGGAACCGTCAGCTTAGATACAGCGGCAACTGCCATCGGTGGACACGCTTCCATCTTCATCGAGCCAACAGACTGGTTAAGTCTTGGTGCCGCCTGGAAGGGTAAGACCCACTTTAACCTAGACGGTTTTGCCAGCTTTCAAACTCCGGAGGAATTTCAGAACCGAGCAGCCAATGGCCCAGTGAACACCAGCCTGACCATGCCGCATCAGCTAAGCTTCGGGGTTGAGACCCGCATCGGAAACCAGATCGCAATCAACGCCGACGTGGATGTGACACTTTGGTCCAGTGTTGAACAACTTGCCATCGACTTTGAAGACGAGGGAACTGAAGATGTGTTTAAAGAGCGCCAGTGGGGCACCACAGTGACCCCGCGGCTTGGCGTAAGCTACCAGCCCATGGATTTACTAACACTGCGGGCCGGAGCATTTTATGACCCGTCCCCGGTTCCAGCTGAAACCGTAGGGGCTGATTCTCCTGACTCCAGCCGGTTGGGTATCAGCCTTGGCTTGGGGCTTACCCTACCTGGAGGCACGGCTGTCGACTTAGCCTATCAGAGAATCGAGTTT
Proteins encoded in this region:
- a CDS encoding YgeY family selenium metabolism-linked hydrolase: MDEMRDRIVAQAKRHRTKCVEFLRELIATPSESQQEEAIALRVRKEMLDLNYDSVDIDRFGNVIGRIGSGPTRILFDAHLDTPGIGDKASWRFDPFKGDMKAGKIYGHGAANNKGGLAAIIYAGAVIKELDLADECTIFVVGSVQAESCEGLAYKCIFDVEKLYPHFVVLSMPTGMRICRGHRGRAEIRITLRGQPVHASDPSKGFNAIYGMEKILAGIQELNETLPEDPFLGKATVAVTHIESTYNGPNMLPESCHIIVDRRLTTNDEAKKILAEIKTACKGTKAKIEIVECDEASYRGLRLPMEKYFPTWTLEEEHPLIESVESAYRSVFKKPGTVDRWTMSTAGAYTMGMSNIPTVGFGPSEESFSGPINDHVRIDDLEKCIAVYASIPDYLPETEPIRIPRRRR
- a CDS encoding flippase-like domain-containing protein: MVIKGWKKLPQGLRQTVGLLLKATLTFGAFYLLLNHAIEDESGKSVVIWDAIVEHMATIEMATFLPWVLLAAGIKVIGIFSSMVRWHLLLKGQGIRFNFGHIVGSFLIGRFLGTFLPSTVGLDGYKLYDAAKFSDRVIEPAAATAIEKVMGLSGIFLSFLVAFPLGYQVLGETAGAVAIIAVPLSLGVVLGLFTLLFKPVLVQWCLGIIPGLGSGKIADFVNRASEAASAYRGKGLLLAQCIGLSFLVHFTTAAMYYFTALAVGALSADFWQVVFASSIQIFATVISPFTIAGEGVREIVQALLLAKHIGTSQSILSAALGFWAAEALTLGGAVFWWIRKKDYKPRVVELEFKSSQDPVPSVGEAVPSCS
- the arcC gene encoding carbamate kinase, with protein sequence MSLVVIAIGGNSLIRSDETGTIQEQFKNARATMKQLVELVQAGFEIVLTHGNGPQVGNLLLRVEATAPDIVRLPLGICDADTQGGIGYMLQQVFQNQLALRGIHKTVVSLVTQVEVNPDDPELQNPSKPIGPFYSEEESKERIADRGWIMKEDAGRGYRRLVPSPKPLKIIELKAIKAILKEGMIPIAVGGGGIPVVRKGDILDGLDGVIDKDRASSLLASTLGADVLAISTGVSHVQIGFGTENARKLEKIKVSQLRELYEAGEFPPGSMGPKVEAALKFIDSGGAKVIITDPENLKDALEDRGGTRIFPD
- a CDS encoding 3'-5' exonuclease → MTTRTLNLTRPIVCFDLETTGLETKTDRVVEISCVKIHTDMSRELLTLRINPQMPIPQAASAVHGITNEDVSNEPTFDMVAGRLADFLSGCDLTGFNLERFDLPLLRNEFVRARITFPDGPVNIIDAHKIFIKKEPRDLSAAYRFYCDKTLDNAHSAEADAVATADILLAQIARYEDLPMDPEGLQAFCKSKPKNALDPDGKIIWNTSGLAVLSFGKHRNRTLQQLASQEPDYLRWISGANFSDEVRGLCKGALEGQFPVQN
- the smpB gene encoding SsrA-binding protein SmpB, which encodes MGKTKKKTALAASGEKLVCQNRKAFHDYSIGERFEAGLMLVGTEVKACRAGNAHLDEAFVQVIAGEAYLEHSYIGEYRQGNQFNHDTNRTRKLLLHGREIEKLWIKIREKGFTVVPISLYFKNGRLKVEIALAKGKDREDKRESLKARTAKREMDKVTRSLKRR
- a CDS encoding universal stress protein, which codes for MTQTIDIKRILIPIDFSNTARLAFNEGLKMAAQHGADAFVLHVAEPIRAFDFGKQKYIETQEAIERVQEGVDRRIEELWQSGGLEAVDRRKVHMIVRGGRAHEEILATAEARETDLIIMGSSGASDKATAGSTSERVLRSAKCAVYFVRNPGY